GCAACCCAAGCCGGGGCGGTATCATCAATCGTAGGCGTTTCTTCTAGTGAAAGCTCGGGAAGAAATCCCTTGAACGAAACGTCATTGTTAAGACAGGAAATTGCTGAACTGCGTAATACGCTAAGAAGTTTTTCCCTCAAAACAGGAAATAATAGAGGACGACAGCGAGAGAGGTCTCAAAGCTGAAATCGTGGTAGAACGCCATCACAAGTGCAAAAGCACCCCATGTGCTATTACCATTTTCGTGTTGGTGAATACGCGCGAAGGTGTCAAAAACCATGCAACtttacacaacaaaaaactaatttGCTTAACGGCGACGGCGGGCAACCCGAGAGCATtattagggctcattcaattattacgttacgtaaaaattttcaatttttgaccacctacccccccccccccccaccctaccccccccccccccacccttttttaacaaatcgtaacactggacgcaacccccgtccattaattacgtaacatttggaTGACCCCTCTCCctcttgtttaaaaaaaatgaaaatatcttAAGTTATCTATGTAATTCTATCGTATTTCGtgtaatgcaaaaagaaacaaacatactgcctaataaatttactactcacgccaggctgACTTGATCggtgctaataatttgaagcggttttagaaccttctttaatctatacagctacgattaCTTCATAAACCatgactttgtccaaaactgacgaaaccctcttagccgcgtttgAGAGGatgatgctcagaaggttttttggccccgtatgcgtggaaggacaatggaacCACTACAATGATGAGttctatgagttgtacggcgaattagaccggtgggctggtcaggtcatgagaatgacaccggacaaccctgtccaaaaagccattttaggtcgtcctcatGGGCAGAAGAGGCTTGGTAGGtccaaattaaattaaagggATGCTGTTGATGCGTCCACCAGACAGACCGGGATTATGGATTGACTAAcgacggcgctcgaccgtaggtggtttagaggactcttGAAGTAGGCCAAGACCACGAAGCGCCGGAAAACTGAAACCCATTGTTGTCATTTAACACCCAATTGAACATCATTGATTTAGAAAGTCATGAGTTCAAACACGGCCATACAAACACCGAAcacgatgttgcacgttctagttggcaaaagttatttATTGTACCGTGAATGAGCTTCCTAGCACTAAAtaatattgaataatttacTGATGTATGGTTAATAATTTATGTATGATTGTATGAAGTTCTTTAAGATAGTAGATATGTTGGATGCATCTttctgagtctgtttagagctcttcaagctcaatgttTAGTCTTGAAGTTTTAggagtcgacgatgcttgctctgtgacaatggatgcaaactggatccactacaacacacaggaatgcaaaatcaccatctgacgCATGTACTAGATGCATGTAAAGGTCGtctaccagcagaagttaaacaaattattcctcaaaacaaaacgttccTAGAAGTCATTCTTGGAGGTCTAACCAGTCAGCTGCAACCACTGCCGTTAAAAGGTTTAATAAGAGACGAATAGAGTAAGTAGATTCTGActccttcaggaagaataaGAGAAACCCACCATTCCAGATATAGGTCAATGGGTCCTTACTGCATGGAGACGTGTCAGTGAAGCGATTGTCATtaaatcctttaaaaaatgCAGACTCAGTAGCAATCTTGATGGCACTGAGGAtgatgcaatttatgaagattGTGATGATGACAATAAAaatgtgtatgaaaacaccagtGAGGAAGATATGAAAGAGTACTATAAGTcgtaatgttcaaaattaattgtatcaataaaattgttgcaattgtttaaaaaaaaaagaaaataatcttTTTTCCATAAATCTTGGATAATTCAGCtggggggtcgttatacacgctaaaatacggtagatagataacatggaatttgtataaaaatcccttaaataagttaatttttcatacatagactGTAAAGCGGGAATCAAAGTATAATCTTCttttatgttacgtaacaaaaagttaaactccccctcccccctcccctatcaacgttacgtaataattgaatgagcccttatgcTCCTATCGTTTTTCCAATGACGATGAAAAAACCAAATTCACCTTCCTTGTGGATACGAGAGCCGACGTGTCCGTCTTACCATTCAATATTTTTGGTTTAGTTACTAGAcaagtggaaaatttattagTAACAGCTAATGGTAGCCCTATTCCTACCTATGGAATCAAGCCTTGGTCTCAGACGAGTGTTTACGCACTGTTTCATACTTGCTGAGGTAAACCGCCCAATCATAGGGGCTGATTTTTTAGCGAAACACGATTTGTGGGtcgatttaaaaagaaaaaggttgaTCGATTACTTTACAGGACAAGAAACGATCGCAACCATCGCTTTGGTGGATACACCAACCCCCAAAATCTGGATGATTGAATCAAGCGAATTTGGAGACATTTTCAAACAGTACCCAACATTAATGGATCCACCagattacaaaaaaacagttaaacatTCGATAGTACATCATATCGAAACCAAAGAAAGCTTACCATTTGCGAAACCACGCCGTCTGGATCCAATGAAGCTCAAGATTGCTCAAGCAGAATTTCAACACATGTTGGATCTGGGAATCTGCAGAGTATCCTCGTCACTAGCTTCGTCCCCGCTACACATGGTACCCAAACCTGATTCAGACTGGAGACCTTGTGGCGATTACAGACGTTTAAAAGCCATCGCAATACCTGATCGTTATCCTATCCCTTACGTGCAGGACTTTACGATGAATTTGGATGGTTGCAAATTCTTTTCTAAGTTGGATATCATACGGGCGTACCATATCATACCTGTTGCCGAGAAAGACATCCATAAAAGGGCGGTAACCACGCCATTCGGATGCCCTTCGGCCTTAAAAATGCAAGCCAATGTTTTCAACGACTcatgaataatatttttcatgATTTAGATTTCGTATTTGTGTACATAGATGACATTCTGATAACTAGTTCATCGCGTAAATCCCATTTAGAACATTTGTATATTTTTCTAAAACGTTTAACGGATTACTACTTAAAACTCAAACCGTCAAAATGCATTCTTGGTGTGAATCAAATAGAATTCCTGAGCCATAACATTTCTGCAAAAGGAATAACAGCATCGCCGGAGAAAATACAGGCAATTCGAAACTTTCCTTCCCCATGTTCGGTGAAACAGCTTCAAAGAGTTTTGGGAATGGTGAATTATTATCATCGTTTCATTCCCAACATCTCGGATAAGCTAAGAGTGCCACACCAATTAGTAAAAGACCAcagcaaaaatagaaaaaataaatttgaatggTCCAATACTAGTGAGCAAGCattaaaccaaataaaaaacgaactttcaaACGCTACCATGCTCGTGCATCCTAAAAGTTTTTAGGATGTTTTTTAGGATCAAGTATTCCCCCCATTActgttttcattatttattaacgACGTTACTTCTGTGATCATTGACTCTAACTGCCTACTCTACGCTGACGATGTATGACTGTTTCTCCCTGTCCGGTGCTTGTCTGATTGTCTCTGTTTGCAAAAATCTATTAACTCTGCAACTGACTGGTGACCCTCTGCTTGCTGTTAATATTTGCGTGCCTATGTCCTTCTTCAGATCAGTTCGTCCTTTAGTCTTTAGCTACGCTATATTAGGGATGCCACTGCAACAGAGTGCCACTATCAGGGATCTACTAGTTATTGTTGATCGTAAGCTTAACTTTCATCAGCATTATTGTGATATCCCAGAtaagacaaacaaaatgttacGATTTATTAGGAAGCAGTCGAGTGAATTCTCCGCTCCCACAGTTTAATCACCTTACAAAAATAGCAAGTGCATTCTGTACTTGAAAACAGTTCGGTTGCTTGGTGTCCATAGGCCGTTGTGTGGTGCAATAAGTTAATGGCTGTACAGACAAAGTATACAACTTGTCTTAGATTTACACTTGGGCGTAATGTAGCTTCTTATCCTTCATATTACACTCGTtgcttgttgtttattttagtttagttGCAGTCCCTCGCTACCAGACGTGTTAATGTCCAATGTTGGTTTATGTGCAAACTGCATATTGGAGAGATAAACTCGTCGGAACAGTTAGCCCTTATAAATGCCACTGTGCCACCTAGAATGTTTCGAAACTACAGACTACTTAAAAATGATCAAACAAGACGAACATACAGCAAGAACGAACCTATGACTACGATGACATTTAAATTCAGTCTATGTTATGATGTTTTCCATTGACACCTTACGACGAATTTTTAACGCTCTAACTTGTGCCATTGTTACTTCTTATACTAATCTTGAAGTGATAAGACCATTATGCTAGGAAAATCaccattaaaataattcaaatacaAAAACAGAATATAGCAAGATCACAAACCCTGCCATTTTtatagaaatatttaaaaagattTTGCTAAATAAAAGATAATAGAGTGGAGCAAAGTCCGACGAACCTAGACCGGTATAGGTGCGCTGCGTTCCAAAACTTCTCACATCTCACATCTCAACCTGTTATTTTTATATCACGGTCCAAGAATACTAAGTTCCAGTAATACTattcgttaaaaaaataaatagataacaAGGAACTTACTGACCATTAAATTGTCCTGTTTTTATTAGCTTGTGCTCTTTTAAGTCGTCTAACCCGCTGGTCTATTTGCGTCTAACCCGAAAagtgtttgccaaacaaaagTTTGTTAAAGGTGTGCCATAACTGATATTGTGAACCAccatgtgttttttgtgttcctACAGTTATTTtaggattgtttttttaattttttttcatataataGTATTATTAGAATGCTCAACAATGTATTTTTGGATGCAGTGTTTAATGACCAGGCAAATACGTTAAACCAATAATGGTAACATATATGAAAGTGAATTTTAAAGGGCATGTGATGCAACAGACAAATACTTAACACAAATTTGAGTTTAAAACtttatttgtaataaaaattccTTTGCCAGCTTAGTTCAAACTATCCGGAACTAGctgcattatttttatttttgtttcttaaaaTGCGAGCTGTACGTTAGTGACGGTGTATTCGGATGCAGAACGCTATCAAGGTAAAGTAAACAGCTCTCGTAAGTGCTGATATGATCTGCTCTAGTTATAGTTAGTTTGGAAggatcattatcatcattgtCCCGAGAATCAGATTTGTCTGTGAATTCACCTTCAAGAATGCAGCTAGCTTGTAGattgtttttcaaacaaaattcagTGTCTTAGGTAACCCTCGTGATGTTGGCTAAGTAGGAATAGTTCTTATGATCCGGCTTATGAATGTTCACGAATAGCTTTCTGAATATatcgtatttcttttttatatttaaaacaatgtaAGTTTTCTTACACTTAGTACAAACATTTAAAAGTAGCAATACATTTTCCTTTTAAACGAAGCAACGATGTTTAACATATTGACCACAAACCAGACGAGAGAGTGAAAGATTCTCTCATTTGGTTCCTGGCAAACTCTAATTTTGATGTTGCTTATGTTCAGCGACCGTAAGTTGGTTGAACCACGTCACTTAAGTTAATCCTAACTTTCAACTCCGTTCTGTTTTCATACTGTCTGAATCATTGTACACATTTTCGCACAAACTGCATCCGAACGATACCTTCAACTGCTCTTAAGACACCTAGTCGTAGCTGTCTATTTTCTTCGTGCTCTTGGTTTTACAAAACTTTTAGTTCAAATGTCCAAAAATGTTTAGTATAGTGCGTGTTGAAGTAAAGAATTTTTCCTAACAAAAGCTAAGGATCTGCATTTGGTGTGTTGTCTAATTAATAGAAATTACTGAACGAATTATTACCGTTGTCGTAATTTCGCGAATGATTGCTGACTATTCTTTGTGCTTTATAATTGTCGGTTGGTAAATATGTTGACGATCTCCTTCGGTACGATTTTAATCTAGTTATCGAACTACTACTACGTTATACTTGACATTTACCTTTTATTATCTTGTGTGATAGAGATGAAATAGTCAATGTAGAGCGTGAACTTAATGCAGGTATTATTGATAGTTAAGCTAATCTTTTCTCAAAAGGTAACTCATGAGAAATATTTGCCGCTGTAAAGTTCCATGTCACGGTCAATCGTTCTCTTTATAACTGAAATCCATTACTCCCAGCTACTTCTTTCTCTCGGTTGTTCATTTGCTTTCAAAACTATCCTTagcaatatttcaaattgttttgaaaacctTATTTGTTCTGTGCTCCCTTTATGTTAACGTCATTACCATAATGGGCGAAGAAGCCAGACTCAAGGGCTAACCTTTAAGATTCAACAAGACACAGAAACCCATCCTTAACCGAGGATTTTCTTAATGTATGCCCCATGGTTGTTTTGTACCTCTGATTTGGTAAGCAGGCGATGACGGTTCGGTTTGTAGGGCTGATAATTTTCTACGTTAGAAAAACTGTTGTGCAATTCAGAATGCTTTTGCTCGTCGTACTCTTCATGCTCTTCCTCAGCATGGATATCGTGGGTTTCTTCGAAGGTTTTATGTTCATTCGCGTTTATAGGCTTTTGATTCAATGAAGAATTTTCTGAATTTAAGCCGGTTTCTTcagaaatttcaattttcgtGTTGTTGGGCGACATTATAGTATGTTTATTGTGCGATGTATTCTGTTCCGTGGTCAATGTTGGTAAATTTGCACTTGTTTTACTGCTATCGTTTGCTTCAGTTTCCGAAGCGTTTGTAATATAGCCAACCTCCTCTATAATCGTAGTAATCGGGACACTAGTTGATACCTCAGGTGATTCAGATGAGTGCACGGTAGTATCTTGTTCCGGTGCTATGGTTGTTGTGATATAATCTGAATACTGTGTCAACTGGATAGCAGATACCAACGCAGCGGCTTGAAGTGGattaatattataatatgGAAGTGCAAGATGCGTGGGCGTTGTCACAGCCGTCTGTAACGGTCGTGTGGTGGTGGCAAATGTTTCGGGATGCTCGGAATGTTCAGAAtgattttgttcgaaaacaaCATGTTCTGCCTGATGGACATCCGTCGTGTTGGGAGCAATTGATGTCGCAGATAATACCTCATCCTGCAAAACATCGCTAACACCTTCGCTCAAAGTCGATTCTACAACCAATAATGGATCACTCTTTTCATGATCTCCCGATGGATTTGCTTCTGATGTTGAAGGTGCAGGTGCAGGAGAATCAGTTACGCCAGATTCCACTGGAATGTTAGTGGACGATGCCGTTGGAAGTAACGTGGTTGGTGTGGTTGGAGGCGACTCTGTTTGAGGACGAGCGGATATGAAGCGTGCCTTTACGAGTAACATCGGCGGTATGAAGTGATCCCCGGTAAtaacttctttttttggtgTCGTTGGTAATATGTGACTAGACGCAGTTGTTCTTGTGGTTAACAGCAGCGTTTTGGGCGAAACAGTGGAGAGTATCGATGAAGTAGAAATCGTCGTCGTAAAAGTTGTTGTTTCTGTTATATCAGGCATAATGGTAATGGGTACTGGTTCTGTTGATTTAACAGTTGTTCTCTCATCTCTGTCCGAATCAGTTCCACGACGCAAGCGTGAATCCGGTGTAGTCACGATCTCCGTTGATTTCACATTGATATAGTCGTTGCCACACAATCCATCTTTATTACATTTCTCATTGACCATCTTCACTCCATTTCCTACACCAATTGGATCAGCATAATCTCCATCTGCCGTTGGTTTTACGGCTTGTTGAATTATATCAATCGGTTGGGTTTCGGTTTCGTCCTGCATTGGTTGATCACCCAGCATCGGTTCATCGTCTTCATCCTCTTCATCGCCACTATCGTTTCGATCCGATCTGTTGGAGTTCTTTTTCGTGTAGTGATTTTTCTTTACGTACAGCGGTGAATATTTCTTGATGTAAGCAGATTTACGTTGACTCTCCGTATTGTGCATCACACCGTCCAGTTCTTCGCTATGTACAGCTACATGCTCACTGCGCATTAGATCTTGTAGGTTGAACTTGTTGATGACGTTCTTTACAGTGTCTTCGATTTGATTTGGATTGACCTCGATCTTGTTGTTGCTCTCCTCAACGTTGCTGGATACAACTGTCAATATATCGTGTTCTAAAATTGACTGCTGTTGTGGTCGCCGAGTAGAGCTTGCTGATGCCACACTGTTAGCGCCAAGCATCAATTGATTGGTTTTATCTATGGTTAATACCGATGCCAAGTCCTCTTCGTCGCTGCACTGCAATTGCTCGATGATGCTGTCTCGGTCTTGTTTACCCTGGCAGGTAATATGCTTCGTGCCGGATTCTCCGCAATCCCGTGAGAGCTGCACAGTACCACTGTCCGACATATACTGTACCGTTAGTGATGGAATTGACGTGATGGTGCAATCTACCGCCCACGTTGGTACTAAAAAAGTAATGGtgatatgttttaaataaaatacacaccGAAAAGCAATAAGCAGTAAACTTACCAGGAAGTTCGCATAGGAATGCGGCAGTTTCAGGGCCACCGCATCGAAAAGCATGCCAACGGAAATCTCTAACCGGATCTACTACGGCACATAGTGGTTGTTCCATTGCTGGAATAGTTTCTGCCCAATAACCACTTGCTGGATCCAGTGTCTTGGAGCTTCTGCATAAATAAATcaagaatttaattttaatttaattcattaatCATATGTATCCTATATCCAATTTGACGAAAGGGTACAAGACATAAGGCGGTAGCAAATTTGGTTTTCGTATGATAGGGCTGTTAGAATTAAAGGAAGACACCAGCATTTGCTTCTATGGCTTGCCTTTTACGACTGCACAATTTCAGCGTGCCAGCCTTGCTTTTATTTGACATAAGCTTATTGATCGATGATTGAGGTTTACATATACAAGGTGGTGaattgtcaaatttcaaacactCCTCCTCAATTTACACCTTGAGATATCTTTTGTGAACATCTTATCAGTTAATATTAAAGTTCAACGAAATAGCCATTACTCTATGCTTTGTTATTCCTAACGGCTTTGTTAATATATCCGCTTTCATGTTGTTGGTTGGACAATAGTTCAAAATAATCTCCTTGTTTATACATAAGTCTCGGATATAATTTTCTCTTGTATCTATGTGTTTTGAGCGTTTTGTCCTTTTACCTGTTTCCGAAAAATTAATGCAACTTTGATTGTCTTCATATACATGTgctattgtttctttttcatcgAGATCTTTTAGAAGACTTTTAAGCCATTTAATTTCCTGACATGTTTCGCTTAACGCAACGTATTCTGCTTCCATGGAAGAAAGAGTTACACAATGTTGCTGACGACTTATCCAATTGATGGCTCCTCCTGAATAGAATATTATTAAACCAGTTACAGATTTTCTGGTGTTTCTATCTTCAGCCCAATCAGCGTCTGAATATGCCTCTATTCCCTTCTTAGGTTCACCGCCTAATTTTAACTTAAATTCAATGGTACCTTTCAAATATCGTACTATTCTTTTTGTCGCTATCCATTCTTTCTGTGTAGGTGCATTGAATTTTCTTGCAAGAATAGCTACGCTTGCTGCAATATCCGGTCTTGCTGTATTCGCTATGTACATTAATGTTCCTATTGCGCTTCTATACATTGTGATATTTTCAAATATCTCAGTTTCAGTTGCATCTTTCAtacagggtttggcaatagataggataCGGCGTGCCCAACTTATGGAATCGCGCAAACGAATAAGATAAAGCGTACCATTGATAGGGAAACGCGAAACAGTTTAAGGTATCGCGTGATATAAATAgggaatcgcgtgcacaattta
This window of the Anopheles moucheti chromosome X, idAnoMoucSN_F20_07, whole genome shotgun sequence genome carries:
- the LOC128307076 gene encoding uncharacterized protein LOC128307076; the protein is MKKMLCGLIFAIVIIGCIDVAESRAVNISNTWTLPQEGFSVFYRYFRDKISWFEADAVCQFHHANLVTVDNGMQFDATRAFLKELDVTSAVWIGLMRPENSARFIWTSSKTLDPASGYWAETIPAMEQPLCAVVDPVRDFRWHAFRCGGPETAAFLCELPVPTWAVDCTITSIPSLTVQYMSDSGTVQLSRDCGESGTKHITCQGKQDRDSIIEQLQCSDEEDLASVLTIDKTNQLMLGANSVASASSTRRPQQQSILEHDILTVVSSNVEESNNKIEVNPNQIEDTVKNVINKFNLQDLMRSEHVAVHSEELDGVMHNTESQRKSAYIKKYSPLYVKKNHYTKKNSNRSDRNDSGDEEDEDDEPMLGDQPMQDETETQPIDIIQQAVKPTADGDYADPIGVGNGVKMVNEKCNKDGLCGNDYINVKSTEIVTTPDSRLRRGTDSDRDERTTVKSTEPVPITIMPDITETTTFTTTISTSSILSTVSPKTLLLTTRTTASSHILPTTPKKEVITGDHFIPPMLLVKARFISARPQTESPPTTPTTLLPTASSTNIPVESGVTDSPAPAPSTSEANPSGDHEKSDPLLVVESTLSEGVSDVLQDEVLSATSIAPNTTDVHQAEHVVFEQNHSEHSEHPETFATTTRPLQTAVTTPTHLALPYYNINPLQAAALVSAIQLTQYSDYITTTIAPEQDTTVHSSESPEVSTSVPITTIIEEVGYITNASETEANDSSKTSANLPTLTTEQNTSHNKHTIMSPNNTKIEISEETGLNSENSSLNQKPINANEHKTFEETHDIHAEEEHEEYDEQKHSELHNSFSNVENYQPYKPNRHRLLTKSEVQNNHGAYIKKILG